One genomic window of Haliotis asinina isolate JCU_RB_2024 chromosome 4, JCU_Hal_asi_v2, whole genome shotgun sequence includes the following:
- the LOC137282655 gene encoding sodium-dependent glucose transporter 1-like, translating into MGPETARPTPETIGFRQQLQDPKHRRKFIHTLIFYFSFIALGICRAQHGPAFLDLAQITGSNVEEASVYYTSLAVGGLIGSVFMGVLIDKLAKHRQTLLASSCLLTAASACVIPLSRNYALTTFIFGVNGLLTTAFDSETYIKSRNYLVG; encoded by the exons ATGGGACCTGAAACCGCCAGACCAACACCGGAAACAATTGGCTTCCGGCAACAATTACAGGATCCCAAGCACCGCCGGAAGTTCATCCACACCTTGATATTTTACTTTTCGTTCATAGCACTG GGTATTTGTCGTGCCCAGCATGGTCCAGCATTCTTGGACCTGGCTCAGATCACTGGGAGCAATGTAGAAGAGGCATCGGTCTACTACACGTCCCTTGCGGTAGGAGGACTCATAGGATCGGTCTTCATGGGTGTCCTCATTGATAAACTGGCcaaacacagacaaacacttcTGGCCAGTTCTTGCCTCCTGACCGCTGCTAGTGCCTGTGTCATACCACTGAGTAGAAACTACGCCTTGACCACATTTATATTTGGTGTTAATGGACTACTAACAACTGCCTTTGATTCGG
- the LOC137282654 gene encoding sodium-dependent glucose transporter 1A-like — MGPESVRPTPETVRFRQQLQDPNSRRKYIHTLIFYFAFIALGICRAQHGPAFLDLAQITGSNVEEASVFYTSVAVGGLVGSVFMGVLLEKLTKHRHTLVASSCLLSAASVSVIPWSRNYILTICLFGLNGILTAAFDSSGNVEMMRTWGVEGKIYIQILHLLFTIGTSLAPVIVEPFLSERNNINGSVCDTYEVLQSLNYSDRDEANKSNENNGLFPESCVLSDSRIQYAYMIGAILSFLSGIMITAECFFSPPDTKRETKDDNNRNPRVLPKWLQILILGNIGLFYFFNCSTISVMAGYMMAYFVKDLGWSKEKTANFISVSSAGFAISRLLCVILDRVFTPRQLLYICNGLCVLSLGGLWLSIIHESETGIWSCMVLASIGMSSLFPTGLVYIENDVMKVSGTVTSVIWVAGNLQGIVNPLLVGYLFQMVSYKWYIYLGFIEAILAFVFFLSTVLLVKTLVQKYGSLQSKNTFEKNTEEELIEKNERIKNVKSCQNR, encoded by the exons CTGAATCCGTCAGACCAACACCGGAAACAGTTCGCTTCCGGCAACAGTTACAAGATCCCAACAGCCGCCGGAAGTACATCCACACCTTGATATTTTACTTTGCGTTCATAGCACTT GGTATTTGTCGTGCACAGCATGGCCCAGCATTCTTGGACCTGGCTCAGATCACTGGGAGCAATGTAGAGGAGGCATCGGTCTTCTATACGTCCGTTGCTGTAGGAGGACTCGTCGGGTCAGTCTTCATGGGTGTTCTCCTTGAGAAATTaaccaaacacagacacaccctTGTGGCCAGTTCGTGCCTCCTGAGTGCAGCCAGTGTCAGTGTAATACCGTGGAGTAGAAACTACATCCTGACCATATGTCTGTTTGGTCTTAATGGGATATTAACAGCCGCCTTTGATTCAA GTGGAAATGTTGAGATGATGAGAACATGGGGCGTGGAAGGTAAGATATACATACAGATTCTACACCTTCTCTTTACCATCGGCACCTCACTGGCACCTGTCATCGTGGAACCCTTCTTGTCGGAGAGGAACAATATTAACGGGAGTGTGTGTGACACATATGAGGTGTTACAGTCATTGAACTACAGTGACAGAGACGAGGCTAACAAATCGAATGAAAACAACGGCCTTTTCCCTGAGAGTTGTGTCCTGTCCGACAGTCGGATCCAGTACGCATATATGATAGGAGCTATACTCAGTTTTCTGTCAGGAATCATGATAACTGCAGAATGTTTCTTCAGTCCACCAGACACGAAACGTGAAACAAAAGATGACAATAATCGTAATCCACGAGTGCTTCCCAAATGGCTGCAAATTCTTATCCTCGGTAATATTGGACTCTTCTATTTCTTTAACTGTTCTACCATCAGTGTCATGGCCGGCTACATGATGGCATACTTTGTGAAGGATCTTGGATGGAGCAAGGAAAAGACTGCCAATTTTATATCAGTCAGTTCGGCAGGTTTTGCCATCTCACGCTTGCTATGTGTGATACTAGATCGCGTCTTTACCCCTCGTcagcttttgtatatttgtaatggTCTATGTGTGTTATCTTTGGGTGGTCTCTGGCTCAGCATAATTCATGAGTCTGAGACGGGGATCTGGAGCTGCATGGTCCTTGCGTCAATAGGAATGTCATCCCTTTTTCCGACTGGACTTGTTTATATAGAAAATGATGTGATGAAGGTTTCCGGAACGGTGACGTCTGTCATCTGGGTGGCGGGGAACTTGCAGGGAATAGTGAACCCGTTGTTGGTAGGTTACCTTTTTCAGATGGTATCCTATAAATGGTACATCTATCTCGGTTTCATAGAGGCAATATTGGCTTTTGTGTTTTTCCTGTCAACTGTTCTGCTTGTAAAGACGCTTGTGCAGAAGTATGGCTCTCTTCAGTCGAAAAACACTTTTGAGAAGAATACGGAGGAGGAATTGATTGAGAAAAATGAACGAATAAAGAATGTCAAATCTTGTCAGAATCGTTAG